The following coding sequences are from one Eptesicus fuscus isolate TK198812 chromosome 7, DD_ASM_mEF_20220401, whole genome shotgun sequence window:
- the TCF20 gene encoding transcription factor 20 isoform X1, with translation MQSFREQSSYHGNQQSYPQEVHGSSRLEEFSPRQAQMFQNFGGAGGGGGSSGGSSGGGRRGTAAAAAAMASETSGHQGYQGFRKEAGDFYYMAGNKDPVAAGTPQPPQRRPSGPVQSYGPPQGSSFGNQYGSEGHVGQFQAQHSGLGGVSHYQQDYTGPFSPGSAQYQQQASSQQQQQQVQQLRQQLYQSHQPLPQATGQPASGSSHLQPMQRPSTLPSSAAGYQLRVGQFGQHYQSSAASSSSSSSFPSPQRFSQSGQSYDSSYSVNAGSQYEGHNVGSNAQAYGSQSNYSYQPQSMKNFEQAKIPQGAQQGQQQPQQQQPQQQPQQQQPQQQQQQHAPQHVMQYSNAATKLPLQSQVGQYNQPEVPVRSPMQFHQNFSPISNPSPAASVVQSPSCSSTPSPLMQSGENLQCGQGSVPMGSRNRILQLMPQLSPTPSMMPSPNSHAAGFKGFGLEGVPEKRLTDPGLSSLSALSTQVANLPNTVQHMLLSDALTPQKKTSKRPSSSSKKADSCTNSEGSSQPEEQLKSPMAESLDGGCSSSSEDQGERVRQLSGQSTSSDTTYKGGASEKAGSSPAQGAQNEAPRPSASPAAREEAASPGAKDTPPSSEGNPKVNEKTIGVIVSREAMTTRAEKPGGPDKGSQEEDPTATQRPPSTGAPKEISHASGPQPEPPGGGGKGNKSGDNPNHNGEGNGQSGHPTGGPGFIGRTEPSKSPGSLRYSYKDSFGAAMPRSVGGFPQYPTGQEKADFTGHGERKGRNEKFPSLLQEVLQGYHHHPDRRYSRSTQEHQGMAGGLEGTTRPNVLISQTNELASRGLLNKSIGSLLENPHWGPWERKSGSSAPEMKQINLADYPIPRKFEIEPQSSAHEPGGSLSERRSVICDISPLRQIVRDPGAHSLGHMGADTRLGRNERLNPSLSQSVILPGGLVSMETKLKSQSGQIKEEDFEQSKSQASFNNKKSGDHCHPASIKHESYRGNASPGAATHDSISDYGPQDSRPTAMRRVTGRVGGREGMRGRPPSQYHDFAEKLKMSPGRSRGPGGDPHHMNPHMTFSERANRSSLHAPFSPNSESLASAYHTNTRAHAYGDPNAGLNSQLHYKRQMYQQQQEEYKDWSSSSAQGVIAAAQHRQEGARKSPRQQQFLDRVRSPLKNDKDGMMYGPPMGTYHDPSGQEGGRCLMSSDGLSNKGIELKHGAQKFQQESCWDLSRQTSPAKSSCPPGMSNQKRYGPPHETDGHGLAESTQSSKPSNVMLRLPGQEDHSSQNPLIMRRRVRSFISPIPSKRQSQDAKNSNTEDRGRLLHPSKEGADKAFNSYAHLSHSQDFKSIPKRESTKDLTSSDNRHCPPVTLTSPAKTKILPPRKGRGLKLEAIVQKITSPNIRRSASSNSAEAGGDTVTLDDILSLKSGPPEGGSVAAQDAEMEKRKGEVVSDLACPTNKELNIEKPLARSSEEWRGSGDDKMKTETHPDTVTAGKEPPGAMTSATSQKPGSNQGRPDGSLGGAAPLIFPDSKNVPAAGGLAPEANPKAEEKETDAVTISPKPEGFPPKGYFPSGKKKGRPIGSVNKQKKQQQPPPPPPQPPQIPEGSADGEPKPKKQRQRRERRKPGAQPRKRKTKQAVPIVEPQEPEIKLKYATQPLDKSDAKNKSFFPYIHVVNKCELGAVCTIINAEEEEQTKLVRGRKGQRSLTPPPSSTESKALPASSFMLQGPVVTESSVMGHLVCCLCGKWASYRNMGDLFGPFYPQDYAATLPKNPPPKRATEMQSKVKVRHKSASNGSKTDTEEEEEQQQQKEQRSLATHPRFKRRHRSEDCGGGPRSLARGLPCKKATTEGGSEKTVLDPKPSVPTTSEGGPELELQIPELPLDSNEFWVHEGCILWANGIYLVCGRLYGLQEALEIAREMKCSHCQEAGATLGCYNKGCSFRYHYPCAIDADCLLHEENFSVRCPKHKVRLWR, from the coding sequence ATGCAGTCCTTTCGGGAGCAAAGCAGTTACCACGGAAACCAGCAGAGCTACCCACAGGAGGTACACGGCTCCTCCCGGCTAGAAGAGTTCAGCCCTCGCCAGGCCCAGATGTTCCAGAATTTTGGGGgcgcaggtggtggtggtggcagcagtggcggcagcagtggtggtgggcggCGAGGGACAGCAGCGGCTGCAGCAGCGATGGCTAGCGAGACCTCTGGCCATCAAGGCTACCAGGGTTTCAGGAAAGAGGCTGGAGACTTCTACTACATGGCAGGCAACAAAGACCCCGTGGCGGCAGGCACCCCGCAGCCTCCTCAGCGAAGGCCTTCTGGGCCTGTGCAGAGCTATGGACCCCCCCAGGGGAGCAGCTTTGGCAATCAGTATGGGAGTGAGGGTCATGTGGGCCAGTTTCAAGCACAGCACTCTGGCCTTGGTGGTGTGTCTCATTATCAGCAGGACTACACGGGGCCTTTCTCTCCAGGGAGTGCTCAGTACCAGCAGCAGGCAtccagccagcagcagcagcagcaagtcCAGCAGCTGAGACAACAGCTTTACCAGTCCCATCAGCCTCTGCCACAAGCCACTGGCCAGCCAGCGTCGGGCTCATCCCATCTGCAGCCGATGCAGAGGCCCTCAACTCTGCCATCCTCTGCCGCTGGTTACCAGTTACGCGTGGGTCAGTTTGGCCAGCACTACCAGTcttctgctgcctcctcctcctcctcctcctccttcccgtCACCACAGCGTTTCAGCCAGTCTGGGCAGAGCTATGACAGCAGTTACAGTGTGAATGCTGGATCCCAGTATGAAGGGCATAATGTGGGTTCTAACGCACAGGCTTATGGATCACAATCAAATTACAGCTATCAGCCTCAATCTATGAAAAATTTTGAACAAGCAAAGATTCCACAAGGAgcccagcaggggcagcagcagccacagcagcagcagccacagcagcagcctcagcagcagcagcctcagcagcagcagcagcagcacgctCCGCAGCACGTGATGCAGTACTCCAACGCTGCCACCAAGCTGCCCTTGCAGAGCCAGGTGGGGCAGTACAACCAGCCCGAGGTTCCTGTGAGATCCCCCATGCAGTTCCACCAGAACTTCAGCCCCATTTCTaacccttccccagctgcctctgTGGTTCAGTCTCCAAGCTGTAGCTCTACCCCATCTCCTCTTATGCAGAGCGGGGAGAATCTCCAGTGCGGGCAAGGCAGTGTGCCCATGGGTTCTAGAAACAGAATCCTACAGTTAATGCCTCAGCTCAGCCCAACCCCATCGATGATGCCCAGTCCTAATTCTCATGCTGCCGGCTTCAAAGGGTTTGGACTAGAAGGAGTGCCAGAAAAGCGCCTGACGGACCCTGGGTTGAGTAGTTTGAGTGCCCTGAGTACTCAAGTGGCCAATCTTCCTAATACTGTCCAGCACATGCTACTTTCTGATGCCCTGACACCTCAGAAGAAGACCTCCAAGAggccctcctcctcttccaagaAAGCAGACAGCTGCACAAACTCTGAAGGCTCCTCCCAGCCTGAAGAACAGCTGAAGTCCCCCATGGCAGAGTCACTGGACGGAGGCTGCTCCAGCAGTTCTGAGGATCAAGGCGAGAGAGTCAGGCAGCTGAGTGGCCAGAGCACTAGCTCTGACACCACCTATAAGGGTGGAGCCTCAGAGAAAGccggctcctccccagcacaaGGCGCTCAGAATGAAGCCCCCAGACCCAGTGCCAGTCCTGCAGCCAGAGAAGAGGCGGCCTCGCCAGGTGCTAAGGATACGCCACCATCATCCGAGGGCAACCCAAAAGTCAATGAGAAGACCATTGGGGTGATTGTCTCCCGGGAAGCCATGACAACTCGGGCAGAAAAGCCTGGTGGGCCAGATAAAGGCTCTCAAGAGGAGGATCCCACGGCCACTCAAAGGCCACCCAGCACGGGTGCGCCCAAGGAAATCAGTCACGCATCAGGTCCACAGCCAGAGCCTCCAGGAGGAGGGGGCAAAGGAAACAAGAGTGGCGATAACCCCAACCACAATGGAGAGGGCAATGGCCAGAGCGGGCACCCCACAGGAGGCCCTGGCTTCATAGGCAGAACTGAGCCTAGCAAATCTCCCGGCAGCCTGCGCTATAGTTACAAAGACAGCTTTGGGGCAGCCATGCCAAGAAGTGTCGGTGGCTTTCCTCAGTACCCTACGGGGCAAGAGAAGGCGGATTTCACTGGCCATGGGGAGCGGAAGGGTAGAAATGAGAAGttccccagcctcctgcaggaAGTGCTTCAGGGTTACCACCACCACCCTGACAGGAGATACTCTAGGAGTACTCAGGAGCATCAGGGCATGGCTGGTGGTCTAGAAGGAACCACGAGGCCTAATGTCTTAATTAGTCAAACCAATGAATTAGCTAGCAGGGGCCTTTTGAACAAAAGCATTGGGTCCCTATTAGAAAACCCCCACTGGGGCCCCTGGGAGAGGAAATCAGGCAGCTCAGCTCCGGAAATGAAACAGATCAATTTGGCTGACTATCCAATTCCCAGAAAGTTTGAAATAGAGCCTCAGTCATCAGCCCATGAGCCCGGGGGTTCCCTCTCCGAAAGAAGATCAGTGATCTGTGACATTTCTCCACTAAGACAGATTGTCAGGGACCCGGGGGCTCACTCGCTGGGACACATGGGTGCTGACACCAGACTTGGGAGGAATGAACGTCTCAATCCAAGTTTAAGTCAGTCGGTCATTCTTCCAGGTGGCTTGGTATCCAtggaaacaaaactaaaatccCAGAGTGGGCAGATAAAAGAGGAAGACTTTGAGCAATCCAAATCCCAAGCTAGTTTCAACAACAAGAAATCTGGAGACCACTGCCATCCTGCTAGCATCAAGCACGAGTCTTACCGAGGCAATGCCAGCCCCGGAGCTGCCACCCATGACTCCATCTCAGACTATGGCCCTCAAGACAGCAGACCCACGGCCATGCGGCGGGTCACTGGCAGAGTGGGTGGTCGGGAGGGCATGAGGGGTCGGCCCCCTTCTCAGTATCATGACTTTGCAGAAAAACTGAAGATGTCTCCCGGGAggagcaggggcccagggggAGACCCTCATCACATGAACCCACATATGACCTTTTCAGAGAGGGCCAACCGGAGTTCGTTACATGCTCCCTTTTCTCCCAACTCGGAAAGCCTGGCCTCTGCGTATCACACAAACACACGGGCTCATGCTTATGGGGATCCCAATGCAGGTTTGAATTCTCAGCTCCATTACAAGAGGCAGATGTACCAACAGCAACAAGAGGAATATAAGGACTGGAGCAGCAGCTCTGCTCAGGGAGTGATCGCTGCGGCCCAGCACAGGCAGGAGGGGGCCCGGAAGAGCCCAAGGCAGCAGCAGTTCCTGGACAGAGTGCGAAGCCCTCTGAAAAATGACAAAGATGGTATGATGTATGGCCCACCGATGGGGACTTACCATGACCCCAGCGGTCAGGAAGGTGGGCGCTGCCTCATGTCTAGTGATGGTCTGTCGAACAAAGGCATCGAATTGAAGCATGGCGCCCAGAAGTTCCAGCAAGAATCTTGCTGGGATCTTTCTCGGCAGACCTCTCCAGCCAAAAGCAGCTGCCCTCCAGGAATGTCCAATCAAAAAAGATATGGACCACCCCATGAGACCGATGGGCATGGACTGGCTGAGTCTACACAGTCATCCAAACCTAGCAATGTTATGCTGAGGCTTCCGGGGCAAGAGGATCATTCTTCTCAAAACCCCCTAATCATGAGGAGGCGTGTCCGTTCTTTTATCTCTCCCATTCCCAGTAAGAGACAGTCACAAGACGCGAAAAACAGCAACACTGAAGATAGAGGACGCCTCCTTCACCCATCAAAAGAAGGCGCTGATAAAGCGTTCAATTCCTATGCCCATCTTTCTCACAGCCAGGACTTCAAGTCCATCCCCAAGAGAGAATCCACCAAGGACCTCACAAGTTCAGACAATAGACACTGCCCTCCTGTTACCCTCACAAGTCCTGCTAAGACCAAAATACTGCCCCCACGCAAAGGACGGGGACTGAAATTGGAAGCTATAGTTCAGAAGATCACTTCCCCAAATATTAGGAGGAGTGCGTCCTCGAACAGTGCAGAGGCTGGGGGAGACACAGTCACTTTGGATGACATACTGTCCTTGAAGAGTGGCCCCCCTGAAGGTGGGAGTGTTGCTGCTCAGGATGccgagatggagaagagaaaaggtGAGGTGGTATCTGACCTAGCCTGTCCCACAAACAAAGAGCTGAACATAGAAAAGCCTCTGGCAAGGTCTTCAGAGGAGTGGCGTGGCAGTGGGGATGACAAAATGAAGACTGAGACACACCCAGACACCGTCACTGCTGGAAAGGAACCCCCTGGTGCCATGACATCCGCAACCTCACAGAAACCTGGGAGTAACCAAGGGAGACCAGATGGTTCCCTGGGTGGGGCAGCGCCTTTAATCTTTCCTGACTCCAAGAATGTACCTGCAGCTGGCGGACTGGCCCCTGAGGCAAATCCGAAGGCTGAAGAGAAGGAGACCGATGCAGTGACGATTTCCCCCAAACCGGAGGGTTTCCCCCCAAAGGGGTATTTCCCTTCAGGAAAGAAGAAGGGGAGACCCATTGGTAGTGTGAATAAGCAAAAGAAACAGCAGCAGCCGCCACCTCCACCCCCGCAGCCCCCCCAGATACCAGAAGGTTCTGCAGATGGAGAGCCAAAGCCAAAAAAGCAGAggcaaaggagggagagaaggaagcctggggcacagccaaGGAAGCGGAAAACCAAACAAGCAGTTCCCATCGTAGAACCCCAAGAACCTGAGATCAAACTGAAGTATGCCACCCAGCCACTGGATAAAAGTGATGCCAAGAACAAGTCTTTTTTCCCTTATATTCACGTAGTAAATAAGTGTGAACTTGGAGCCGTTTGTACAATCATCAATGCTGAAGAAGAAGAACAGACCAAATTGGTGAGGGGTCGGAAGGGGCAGAGGTCTctgaccccgccccccagcagcaCTGAGAGCAAGGCGCTCCCAGCCTCGTCCTTCATGCTGCAGGGACCTGTGGTGACCGAGTCTTCTGTGATGGGCCACCTGGTTTGCTGTCTGTGCGGCAAGTGGGCCAGTTACCGGAACATGGGTGACCTCTTTGGACCCTTTTATCCCCAAGATTATGCAGCCACTCTCCCGAAAAACCCACCTCCTAAGAGGGCCACGGAAATGCAGAGCAAAGTTAAGGTACGGCACAAAAGCGCTTCCAACGGCTCCAAGACGGacactgaggaggaggaggagcagcagcagcagaaggagCAGAGGAGCCTGGCCACCCACCCCAGGTTTAAGCGGCGGCACCGCTCGGAAGACTGTGGTGGAGGCCCTCGGTCCCTGGCCCGGGGGCTTCCCTGTAAAAAAGCAACCACAGAGGGCGGCAGCGAGAAGACTGTTTTGGACCCAAAGCCCTCTGTGCCCACCACTTCAGAAGGTGGCCCCGAGCTGGAGTTACAAATCCCTGAACTACCTCTTGACAGCAATGAATTTTGGGTCCATGAGGGTTGCATTCTCTGGGCCAATGGAATCTACCTGGTCTGTGGCAGGCTCTATGGCCTGCAAGAAGCGCTGGAAATAGCCAGAGAGATG